In one Solanum lycopersicum chromosome 11, SLM_r2.1 genomic region, the following are encoded:
- the CYP94A25 gene encoding cytochrome P450 94A2, producing MVFNFDLSINIFSHLYFFFLPLVIILLFFIINISKTILTNVFIYPKSTKIPRSYPIIGSYFSIKSNINRRIQWTSEIVLSILPSLTFTLYRPLGHRHIFTANPSNVEHILKTCFHNYQKGCLGKETLKDLLGNGIFNADGEIWKYQRKLASHEFNSKSLRKFVENVVDFELSDRLIPILTMSASQKSVVDFQDLLQRFTFDNICMVAYGYDPAYLLPSFPEAKFANAFEEVVRISSDRFNSLAPFIWKLKRILNVGSEKKLRVCSTQIRDMAKEMIKQKKERSGYDKRSSDDLLSRFLISSNEQQNMHDDEFIIDIVISFILAGRDTTSAALTWFIWLISKNPKVEKEILEEIAKTTTSLNYDEVKDMSYTHASLCESMRLYPPVPVDTKEVMQDDLLPDGTFAKKGTRISYHPYAMGRVEHIWGKDWQTFRPERWLERDVKTGNWKFVPKDPFVYPVFQAGPRVCLGKDMAFLQMKKVVAGVLPRFRFVPVVDKGEEPVLIAYLTIKVKGGLMVRIEERTRSS from the coding sequence atGGTGTTCAACTTTGATCTTTCAATTAATATATTCTcacatctttattttttcttccttcCCTTAGTAATAATCTTGTTgtttttcatcattaatatttcaaaaaccATTTTAACCAATGTTTTCATATATCCCAAGTCTACCAAAATCCCAAGATCCTATCCAATTATTGGCTCTTATTTCTCAATCAAATCCAATATAAATCGTCGAATTCAATGGACATCTGAAATTGTTTTAAGTATACTACCATCTCTTACTTTTACACTTTATCGACCACTAGGCCATCGTCATATATTCACAGCCAACCCCTCTAATGTTGAACACATTCTCAAAACATGCTTTCATAATTATCAAAAAGGGTGTCTTGGTAAAGAAACTTTAAAGGATCTTTTAGGCAATGGTATATTTAATGCTGATGGTGAGATTTGGAAGTATCAAAGGAAACTAGCTAGTCATGAATTCAACTCCAAATCTTTACGTAAATTCGTTGAGAATGTTGTAGATTTTGAACTGTCTGATCGTCTCATCCCTATTCTGACTATGTCCGCGTCTCAAAAAAGTGTTGTTGACTTTCAAGATTTGCTTCAAAGGTTCACTTTTGACAACATTTGCATGGTTGCTTATGGGTACGATCCAGCCTATTTGTTACCATCCTTTCCTGAGGCAAAATTTGCAAATGCTTTTGAAGAAGTTGTTCGTATTAGTAGTGATAGATTCAATTCCCTTGCCCCATTTATATGGAAGCTCAAACGGATTCTTAACGTTGGATCTGAGAAGAAATTGAGGGTTTGTTCAACACAAATTCGCGATATGGCTAAGGAAATGATTAAGCAAAAGAAGGAAAGGTCAGGTTATGATAAGAGGTCTAGTGACGATCTTCTCTCAAGATTCTTAATAAGTTCTAACGAACAACAAAACATGCATGATGATGAGTTCATTATAGATATTGTCATTAGTTTTATCTTGGCTGGAAGGGACACAACTTCTGCTGCACTAACATGGTTTATTTGGTTGATTTCGAAGAATCCAAAAGTGGAAAAAGAAATCTTGGAGGAAATAGCTAAGACAACAACGTCTTTAAACTATGATGAAGTGAAAGACATGTCATACACTCATGCATCATTATGCGAAAGCATGAGACTTTACCCTCCGGTCCCAGTTGATACTAAAGAAGTCATGCAAGATGATTTATTGCCTGATGGGACATTTGCAAAGAAAGGAACGCGAATAAGCTATCATCCATATGCAATGGGGAGGGTGGAGCACATATGGGGGAAGGACTGGCAGACTTTTAGGCCAGAAAGATGGTTGGAAAGGGATGTCAAGACGGGGAATTGGAAGTTTGTTCCTAAGGATCCATTTGTGTATCCAGTGTTTCAAGCTGGACCTAGGGTTTGTTTAGGGAAGGACATGGCGTTCTTGCAAATGAAGAAGGTGGTGGCAGGAGTTTTACCACGATTTAGGTTTGTTCCGGTGGTGGATAAAGGCGAGGAGCCGGTATTGATAGCTTACCTTACTATTAAGGTGAAAGGGGGTCTCATGGTGAGGATCGAGGAAAGGACAAGATCGTCCTAa
- the LOC101262283 gene encoding putative disease resistance RPP13-like protein 1: MDIGLAVSSAFLSSALNVLFDGLTPQGDLLKVFQKHTNDVRLLKKLRMTLLGLQTVLSDAESKQASNQFVSQWLNELRDTVDSAENLMEQVNYEVLRLKVEGQQQVSDLNLCLSDDFFLNIKEKLEHTIDKLKDLQEQIGLLGLKEHFGSTKRETRTPSTSLVDDSAIFGRHRETEVLIDRLLYEDANGKHLTVVPIFGMGGVGKTTLAKGFV; the protein is encoded by the coding sequence ATGGATATTGGCTTAGCAGTTAGTAGTGCATTTCTCTCTTCAGCTTTGAATGTTCTCTTTGATGGGCTTACTCCTCAAGGTGATCTGCTCAAGGTGTTTCAGAAGCATACGAATGATGTTCGTCTCTTAAAGAAGCTGAGAATGACTTTGCTTGGTCTTCAAACTGTGTTAAGTGATGCAGAGAGTAAGCAAGCATCAAATCAATTTGTGAGCCAGTGGCTTAATGAGCTTCGAGATACTGTGGACTCTGCTGAAAATTTGATGGAACAAGTCAATTATGAGGTTTTGAGACTTAAGGTGGAAGGTCAGCAGCAAGTAAGTGACCTCAACCTGTGCTTGAGTGATGATTTCTTTCTTAACATAAAGGAGAAGTTGGAACACACTATTGATAAATTGAAGGATTTGCAAGAGCAAATTGGTCTACTTGGCTTAAAGGAACATTTTGGTTCGACTAAACGAGAAACTAGAACACCTTCAACTTCTTTGGTTGATGATTCTGCTATCTTTGGTAGGCACAGAGAAACAGAGGTTTTGATTGACCGTTTATTGTATGAAGATGCAAATGGAAAACATTTGACTGTAGTTCCTATTTTTGGTATGGGGGGTGTAGGTAAGACAACACTTGCTAAAGGTTTCGTTTGA
- the LOC101250658 gene encoding protein DETOXIFICATION 42: protein MAEKEVPFCIFFREARSVFKLDELGREIARIALPAALALTADPIASLVDTAFIGQIGPVELAAVGISIAVFNQASRIAIFPLVSVTTSFVAEEDTITKVSSMPRDNEIQDIQSQDVEGLDTESQSNSENKELIPQNRSVYKSETTATSFEVVKPKPEKRHIPSASSALIIGAILGFIQAAFLISGAKPILSFMGVKHGSPMLKPAQEYLKLRSLGAPAVLLSLAMQGVFRGFKDTKTPLFATVAGDLTNIILDPIFIFAFHMGVRGAAIAHVISQYLISAILFWRLMEKVDLLPPSLKYMQFSRFLTNGFLLLMRVIAVTFCVTLAASLAARLGPTEMAAFQVCLQVWLTVSLLADGLAVAGQAILASAFAQNDYNRATATASRVLQLGLVLGLVLAVILGVGLHFGARLFTEDVNVIHLIGIGMPFVAATQPINALAFVFDGVNFGASDFAYSAYSMVTVALFSILFLFILSSSYKFVGIWVALTIYMSLRALAGFWRIGTRTGPWKFLKS, encoded by the exons ATGGCAGAGAAGGAAGTTCCATTCTGCATTTTCTTTAGGGAAGCAAG ATCAGTATTTAAACTGGATGAGTTAGGCCGCGAGATTGCAAGAATCGCGCTCCCTGCTGCACTAGCTTTAACAGCAGATCCTATTGCATCTCTGGTTGATACAGCATTCATTGGCCAAATAG GTCCTGTTGAGCTTGCTGCTGTGGGAATTTCGATTGCTGTTTTCAACCAAGCATCGAGGATTGCAATATTTCCGCTTGTCAGTGTCACTACCTCTTTTGTTGCTGAGGAGGATACCATCACAAAAGTAAGTTCCATGCCACGAGACAACGAAATCCAGGACATACAATCACAAGATGTTGAAGGATTGGATACAGAGTCGCAATCTAACAGTGAAAACAAAGAGTTAATACCTCAAAACA GGAGTGTGTACAAGTCCGAAACGACAGCTACATCCTTTGAAGTTGTGAAGCCAAAGCCCGAAAAGAGGCACATTCCATCTGCATCGTCTGCATTGATCATCGGTGCCATCCTTGGCTTCATCCAAGCTGCCTTTCTAATTTCCGGAGCAAAGCCTATATTAAGCTTCATGGGAGTCAAACAT GGATCACCAATGCTAAAACCAGCTCAAGAGTACCTAAAATTGAGGTCACTCGGTGCACCAGCAGTTCTTCTCTCATTAGCCATGCAAGGAGTTTTTCGAGGATTTAAAGATACGAAAACTCCACTCTTTGCAACTG TGGCTGGAGACTTGACAAACATAATTTTGGACCCCATATTCATTTTTGCGTTCCATATGGGTGTCAGAGGTGCTGCAATTGCTCATGTAATTTCACA GTACCTAATTTCAGCAATACTTTTTTGGAGATTGATGGAAAAAGTTGATCTCTTACCTCCTAGTCTAAAGTATATGCAATTTTCTCGGTTTCTCACAAATG GATTTCTATTGTTAATGAGGGTCATAGCAGTGACGTTCTGTGTAACGTTAGCTGCATCATTAGCTGCAAGGTTAGGACCCACAGAAATGGCTGCATTTCAGGTCTGCTTGCAGGTTTGGTTGACTGTATCTCTTCTGGCTGATGGTTTGGCTGTTGCAGGTCAG GCCATATTAGCAAGTGCatttgctcaaaacgactacaATAGGGCTACTGCTACAGCATCAAGAGTGTTGCAG CTGGGATTAGTTCTAGGATTGGTGTTAGCAGTTATCCTTGGAGTTGGTTTACATTTTGGAGCTAGATTATTTACAGAAGACGTCAACGTCATCCACCTGATTGGCATTGGCATGCCG TTTGTCGCGGCAACACAACCTATCAATGCCCTGGCCTTCGTCTTTGATGGCGTAAACTTTGGTGCTTCTGACTTTGCATATTCTGCCTACTCAATG GTAACAGTGGCTTTATTCAGCATTCTGTTCTTATTCATTCTTTCATCAAGTTATAAATTCGTCGGAATTTGGGTGGCTCTAACCATCTATATGAGTCTCAGAGCTTTAGCAGGCTTCTGGAG GATAGGAACTAGAACAGGGCCATGGAAGTTTCTCAAGAGCTAG